One window of the Methanomassiliicoccaceae archaeon DOK genome contains the following:
- a CDS encoding tyrosine-type recombinase/integrase: protein MARYPFNEKATEYMDARRGCIAESSWRVQDRRYRRMERELIMLNREGKVSTLSPTKMTVADVKAFILYRKGQEVSGSDLSHDISALDQLLQFSGNTAVQNCLQLNPGLKPVTRQGRLKPLSEKTYRRIMQRWEEIDQSDIYQVRPVAMVLMYIGTGARNKELRLAKMEDLDTDQWMIHFEHVKGEDSYGEPRDVPIPTELVPVLKQYLIVRDAWLLCHRASSEYLFFAMDGEYSFLSGNSVRTIKAKVEVAIGERFELRDCRRACGQFYLDKGLTIEEVARLLGHFTSKTTETYYCRKNNADVARKAKGVW, encoded by the coding sequence ATGGCAAGGTATCCGTTCAATGAAAAGGCAACCGAGTACATGGACGCAAGGCGCGGTTGCATAGCGGAGTCCTCGTGGAGAGTCCAGGACCGTCGTTACAGGAGGATGGAGCGCGAGCTCATAATGCTCAACAGGGAAGGCAAGGTCTCGACCCTGTCCCCCACGAAGATGACCGTCGCCGACGTCAAGGCTTTCATCCTGTACCGCAAGGGACAGGAGGTCAGCGGTTCCGATCTCAGCCACGACATCTCCGCGCTCGACCAGCTCCTGCAGTTCAGCGGCAACACCGCCGTCCAGAACTGCCTCCAGCTGAACCCGGGGCTCAAGCCTGTGACCAGACAGGGCAGGCTCAAGCCCCTGTCCGAGAAGACCTACCGCCGCATCATGCAGAGGTGGGAGGAGATCGACCAGAGCGACATCTACCAGGTCCGCCCGGTCGCCATGGTCCTGATGTACATCGGGACCGGTGCCAGGAACAAGGAGCTCCGTCTCGCGAAGATGGAGGACCTCGACACTGACCAGTGGATGATCCACTTCGAGCACGTCAAGGGGGAGGACTCCTACGGAGAACCCCGCGACGTCCCGATCCCCACCGAGCTTGTACCAGTCCTCAAGCAGTATCTGATCGTCAGGGATGCTTGGCTGCTCTGCCACAGGGCGAGCAGCGAGTACCTCTTCTTCGCGATGGATGGCGAGTACTCGTTCCTCTCCGGGAACAGCGTCAGGACCATCAAGGCGAAGGTGGAGGTCGCCATCGGCGAGAGGTTCGAGCTCAGAGACTGCAGGCGCGCCTGCGGTCAGTTCTACCTCGACAAGGGACTTACCATAGAAGAAGTAGCAAGGCTGCTCGGCCACTTCACCTCGAAGACAACCGAGACCTACTATTGCAGAAAGAACAATGCAGATGTAGCAAGGAAGGCAAAGGGGGTGTGGTGA
- a CDS encoding leucine-rich repeat protein: MNTGSVRTIGAGAFQGADITGNLNISSAVTSIGDSAFEKADITGNFNISNGLKTIGNSAFRSSEITGNLNLPSTVQSIGDYAFAETDFTGNLRLPSSLTTIGNYAFYKSEFTGNLNLGDRVTSVGDYAFAETKLTGNLNLGDSVKTIGEGAFKNCDFTGNIDIPSSVTSIGSQAFTCSSSISSITISSSSTVIDSQTFSSFVFYASDGVTILSQTSSNLCGHTFVKVNGKMVMQDGGTIDPTPDPDPSVKYTITIYSDTPGWGEIDGAGTYLSGSKVTISASPNDGYSFVGWSDRVTSSHRTITVSGDATFVAIFEPNNIVEPAGSGAEYPYTTIGMLMWMLGGLLLVVFVLLYIRHNRISKRGL; this comes from the coding sequence ATGAACACCGGAAGCGTCCGCACCATCGGAGCCGGCGCTTTCCAGGGGGCCGACATCACTGGGAACCTCAACATCTCCTCAGCTGTCACATCCATAGGCGACAGCGCATTCGAGAAAGCCGACATCACTGGGAACTTCAACATATCCAATGGTCTGAAAACCATCGGCAATTCGGCATTCAGAAGCTCGGAGATCACCGGGAACCTCAACCTCCCGTCCACCGTCCAATCGATAGGCGACTACGCTTTCGCCGAGACGGACTTCACAGGAAACCTCCGCCTCCCTTCGTCGCTGACCACCATCGGCAACTACGCCTTCTACAAATCCGAATTCACCGGTAACCTCAATCTCGGAGACCGGGTGACGTCCGTGGGCGACTACGCTTTCGCCGAGACCAAACTAACCGGTAACCTCAATCTCGGAGACTCCGTGAAGACCATCGGCGAAGGAGCCTTCAAGAACTGCGATTTCACGGGAAACATCGACATCCCCTCATCTGTCACCTCCATCGGCAGCCAGGCATTCACCTGCAGCTCCAGCATCTCGTCCATCACCATCAGCTCCTCCAGCACCGTGATCGATTCACAGACCTTCTCCAGCTTCGTGTTCTATGCGAGCGACGGCGTGACGATCCTCAGCCAGACATCCTCCAACCTCTGCGGACACACATTCGTCAAAGTGAATGGCAAGATGGTAATGCAGGATGGGGGGACTATTGACCCAACTCCCGATCCCGACCCCTCTGTGAAATACACGATTACAATCTATTCTGACACCCCCGGTTGGGGTGAGATCGATGGTGCCGGAACATATTTGTCCGGCAGCAAAGTGACGATCTCCGCCTCCCCGAACGACGGATACTCCTTCGTCGGATGGAGTGACAGAGTCACTTCGAGCCACAGGACGATAACCGTGTCCGGAGATGCCACCTTCGTCGCGATCTTCGAGCCGAATAACATCGTGGAACCTGCCGGCAGCGGAGCAGAGTACCCCTATACGACGATCGGAATGCTGATGTGGATGCTCGGAGGCCTGCTGCTGGTCGTCTTCGTCCTGCTGTACATCAGACATAACAGAATTTCAAAGAGGGGATTGTGA